A region of Bicyclus anynana chromosome 15, ilBicAnyn1.1, whole genome shotgun sequence DNA encodes the following proteins:
- the LOC112051650 gene encoding probable prefoldin subunit 4: MANSGKGTFQRDSDVHISFEDQQKINKFARLNAKVDDLKDELKVKLNDMKNLEEAVEELSLADESDKIPYLVGEVFLCQNLEDTLKSLEENKTRKQDEINELEAKCEELKSQMSELKGHLYGKFGSHINLENEED; encoded by the exons ATGGCTAATTCTGGAAAAGGCACTTTTCAACGG GATTCAGATGTTCACATTTCCTTTGAAGACCAGCAAAAAATCAATAAGTTTGCTCGATTAAACGCCAAAGTGGACGACTTGAAAGACGAATTAAAGGTTAAACTAAACGATATGAAAAACCTGGAAGAAGCGGTCGAAGAGTTGAGTCTTGCTGATGAGTCAGATAAAATACCTTACCTTGTAGGAGAAGTGTTTCTATGCCAGAATTTGGAAGATACCCTT aaatcattagaagaaaataaaacaagaaaacaggatgaaataaatgaattggaAGCCAAATGTGAAGAATTAAAGTCACAGATGAGTGAACTTAAAGGACATTTGTATGGCAAATTTGGTAGCCATATTAACTTGGAGAATGAAGAAGattga
- the LOC112051659 gene encoding sodium/hydrogen exchanger 8, protein MSKIKYIFGVWICVTAFMSVVYGENDIFKPTNSKTIADDIFFWKLQASRSKRTTVQNATVTENTLTGQNVNTTSTTSSSTEIANIVYEIGPSNSSILAVVPVNVSSSAATNTSEVGPSDAAPLPGKSSAEDEHNSSMAIFFVLCILALGILLIHLMLQTGFSYLPESVVIVFLGALIGMIINLMSIRNIANWRKEEAFSPTAFFLVLLPPIIFESGYNLHKGNFFQNIGSILLFAIVGTAISAFVIGAGIYLLGLAQVVYKLSFVESFAFGSLISAVDPVATVAIFHALDVDPVLNMLVFGESILNDAVAIVLTTAVLDSNDPFMSTTEAILSAINRFWLMFFASAGIGVLFALISALLLKHVDLRKNPSLEFGMMLVFTYAPYVLAEGIHLSGIMAILFCGIVMSHYTHFNLSTVTQVTMQQTMRTLAFIAETCVFAYLGLAIFSFRHRVEPALVVWSIVLCLLGRAANIFPLALLCNKFREHKITKKMMFIMWFSGLRGAISYALSLHLDFSEETRHVIITTTLIIVLFTTLFFGGSTMPLLKFLRANKKVKRSRSQRKQKEVSLSKTKEWGQAIDSEHLSEITEEELEVNYSHATRIKGFVRLDMKYLTPFFTRRFTHQELKDCKSQMTDLTNQWYQAIRISNEHDTDEDESLQPSPLSNSQVSLQRGV, encoded by the exons atgaGTAAGATAAAATACATCTTCGGTGTTTGGATTTGTGTAACGGCTTTCATGAGTGTAGTTTATGgtgaaaatgatatttttaaacccACGAATAGTAAAACTATAGCTGACGACATATTTTTCTGGAAACTGCAAGCTTCAAGGTCAAAACGAACTACTGTACAAAATGCTACCGTAACCGAAAATACTTTAACAGGCCAGAATGTTAACACGACTTCAACAACAAGTTCGTCTACCGAAATCGCCAATATCGTGTATGAAATTGGACCCTCAAATTCGTCCATATTAGCTGTAGTCCCAGTGAATGTTTCGTCGTCGGCGGCCACGAATACTTCTGAAGTTGGCCCTTCAGACGCCGCCCCGCTTCCTGGGAAGAGTTCGGCTGAAGATGAACACAACAGCTCAATGGCTATATTCTTTGTGCTTTGCATATTGGCACTGGGTATACTCTTGATACATCTGATGTTGCAGACAGGTTTCTCTTACCTACCAGAGAGTGTCGTTATAGTATTTCTCGGTGCATTGATAGGCATGATAATAAATCTCATGTCAATAAGAAATATAGCTAATTGGAGGAAAGAGGAGGCTTTTTCACCGACTGCTTTCTTTCTTGTACTGCTGCCTCCCATTATTTTCGAATCTGGCTATAATCTGCACAAAGGAAATTTCTTTCAAAACATTGGATCTATTCTTTTGTTTGCTATAGTCGGGACGGCTATATCTGCATTTGTGATTGGTGCTGGTATTTATTTGTTAGGCCTAGCTCAGGTGGTTTATAAGCTGAGTTTTGTTGAATCATTTGCCTTTGGTTCACTGATTTCTGCTGTTGATCCAGTAGCTACAGTGGCTATTTTTCATGCTCTTGATGTGGACCCAGTTTTAAACATGTTGGTGTTTGGAGAGAGTATCCTCAATGACGCTGTAGCCATAGTTCTGACTACAGCAGTTTTAGACTCCAATGATCCTTTTATGTCTACCACTGAAGCTATTTTGTCAGCTATAAATCGTTTTTGGCTAATGTTCTTTGCGTCAGCTGGTATTGGGGTTCTCTTTGCTCTGATAAGTGCACTTCTTTTGAAACATGTTGACCTCCGGAAGAATCCATCTTTAGAGTTTGGCATGATGCTGGTGTTTACATACGCTCCATATGTACTTGCTGAAGGAATACATTTATCTG GTATAATGGCCATATTGTTCTGTGGAATTGTGATGTCGCACTACACACACTTCAACCTGTCCACTGTGACTCAAGTGACCATGCAGCAAACTATGAGGACCCTCGCGTTTATAGCTGAGACTTGTGTCTTTGCTTATTTGGGATTAGCAATATTCAG TTTCCGGCATCGTGTGGAGCCCGCATTAGTAGTGTGGAGTATAGTGCTGTGTCTGCTGGGGAGGGCTGCAAACATTTTCCCTCTCGCCTTACTTTGCAATAAGTTCCGAGAGCATAAGATTACTAAGAAAATGATGTTCATCATGTGGTTTAGTG GCTTACGAGGTGCAATTTCTTACGCATTATCACTTCATTTAGACTTCTCGGAGGAGACCCGACACGTGATCATTACTACCACACTTATAATAGTTCTGTTCACTACACTGTTCTTTGGAGGCTCTACAATGCCCTTGTTGAAGTTTTTGAGG GCCAACAAAAAGGTGAAGCGCTCGAGGTCGCAACGCAAGCAGAAGGAAGTGAGCTTGTCCAAGACAAAGGAGTGGGGGCAGGCCATCGACTCCGAACATTTGTCGGAGATCACTGAAGAGGAACTTGAG GTAAATTACTCACATGCAACGAGGATCAAAGGTTTCGTGAGACTCGACATGAAATATTTAACGCCATTCTTCACAAGGAGATTTACACATCAG GAATTGAAGGATTGCAAGAGCCAAATGACCGACCTCACGAACCAGTGGTACCAGGCCATCCGCATCTCCAACGAGCACGACACCGACGAGGACGAGAGCCTGCAGCCCAGCCCGCTGTCCAACTCGCAGGTCAGCCTGCAGAGAGGCGTATAG